In the Cydia fagiglandana chromosome 14, ilCydFagi1.1, whole genome shotgun sequence genome, one interval contains:
- the LOC134670451 gene encoding alpha-(1,3)-fucosyltransferase C-like: protein MHRGQERRGYFKGDLTKFVAIAFNGRNLKYVNASELPQLRSTHQKYIFLNTESSTNQPICNPLWDNFFNWTSSYKLNSDVIYSYIYIRDMNGVHVGPRIDIDWVNDMKKIDDTLKEKLKSKNKAAAWFVSHCITRSKREKYVKSLQKALEPYDLTVDIYGSCGTCVCHWYEKEKCWAMVSSDYYFYLSFENAFAEDYVTEKLLTALNNDAVPIVLGGSNYTRFLPPGSYIDARLHEPESLAHVMADIIANPSKYHEFFRWRNHYKYSEPEQIEDVCNLCSALNDESMVTMKSTYPHFRSWWNPNWEERCQDDSWGS from the exons ATGCACCGAGGACAAGAACGCAG AGGATATTTCAAGGGAGACCTCACAAAATTCGTCGCCATAGCTTTTAATGGAAGAAACTTGAAGTACGTAAATGCGTCAGAGCTGCCCCAGCTAAGATCAACTCATCAGAAATACATCTTCCTCAATACTGAGTCATCTACGAACCAACCGATCTGCAACCCTTTGTGGGACAACTTTTTTAACTGGACATCCTCTTACAAGCTGAACTCTGAcgtaatatactcgtatatttatATAAGGGATATGAATGGCGTACACGTTGGACCTAGAATAGACATAGACTGGGTTAACGATATGAAAAAAATTGACGACACGTTAAAAGAGAAGTTAAAAAGTAAGAATAAGGCGGCAGCTTGGTTTGTATCTCACTGCATCACTAGAAGTAAGAGAGAGAAATATGTGAAGTCACTTCAGAAGGCATTGGAACCTTATGACTTGACCGTGGACATATACGGAAGCTGTGGTACGTGCGTTTGCCACTGGTATGAGAAAGAGAAGTGTTGGGCTATGGTGTCCTCTGATTATTACTTCTATCTTTCCTTTGAGAATGCCTTCGCGGAGGACTACGTGACAGAGAAGTTGCTGACCGCGTTGAATAATGACGCAGTGCCGATTGTGCTAGGAGGATCCAACTACACCAG GTTCCTCCCGCCCGGCTCCTACATTGATGCCCGTCTCCACGAGCCAGAATCCCTGGCCCACGTCATGGCGGACATCATAGCCAACCCGAGCAAGTACCACGAGTTCTTCCGATGGCGGAACCACTACAAGTACTCCGAGCCTGAACAAATAGAGGACGTGTGCAACTTGTGCTCGGCGCTCAATGATGAGAGTATGGTGACGATGAAGTCCACGTATCCTCATTTCAGGAGCTGGTGGAATCCGAACTGGGAAGAGAGATGTCAAGATGACAGTTGGGGCAGTTGA
- the LOC134670450 gene encoding alpha-(1,3)-fucosyltransferase C-like, whose protein sequence is MKWCQRFNTDLDELKIQEALNNSVLDSSFANQYTPRIKNTASKFDRHGLKYILLWTSKSYSPFNKFGTGQIVFIRNKCEFTNCYVTANRPYFKGDLTKFDAIAFNGKNLRYVNASGLPQQRSPHQKYIFFNLESSTYQPVCNPWWDNFFNWTSTYKLNSDVMYSYIYIRDMNGVHVGPRIDMDWVKDMKGISDRLKQKLKSKKKAAAWFVSHCITRSKREKYVKLLQKALEPYGLTIDIYGLCGTLVCHACHEKKCSAMVSSDYYFYLSFENSFAEDYVTEKLLTALKNDAVPIVLGGSNYTRFLPPGSYIDARLHEPESLAHVMADIIANPSKYHEFFRWRNHYKYSEPEQIEDVCNLCSALNDENMVTMESTYPHFRSWWNPDWEERCQDDNWET, encoded by the exons ATGAAATGGTGTCAACGTTTCAACACAGACCTCGATGAACTAAAAATCCAAGAAGCTTTGAATAATTCCGTTCTGGATTCATCTTTTGCAAACCAATATACCCCTAGAATTAAAAATACTGCTAGTAAATTTGACCGTCATGGCCTAAAGTATATATTGCTTTGGACATCAAAAAGTTATAGTCCGTTCAACAAATTTGGAACAGGACAAATTGTATTTATTAGGAACAAGTGTGAGTTTACAAATTGTTATGTAACTGCTAACAGACCATATTTCAAGGGAGACCTCACAAAATTCGACGCCATAGCTTTTAATGGAAAAAACTTGAGATACGTAAATGCGTCAGGGCTGCCCCAGCAAAGATCGCCTCATCAGAAATACATCTTCTTCAACTTAGAGTCTTCTACTTACCAACCGGTCTGCAACCCTTGGTGGGACAACTTTTTCAACTGGACATCCACTTACAAGCTGAACTCTGATGTAATGTACTCGTATATTTATATAAGGGATATGAATGGCGTACACGTTGGACCAAGAATAGACATGGACTGGGTTAAAGATATGAAAGGAATTAGTGACAGGTTAAAACAGAAGTTGAAGAGTAAGAAGAAGGCGGCAGCTTGGTTTGTATCTCACTGCATCACTAGAAGTAAGAGAGAGAAATATGTGAAGTTACTTCAGAAGGCGTTGGAACCTTATGGGTTGACCATAGACATATACGGACTTTGTGGTACGTTGGTGTGCCACGCCTGTCATGAAAAGAAGTGTTCGGCTATGGTGTCATCTGATTATTATTTCTATCTTTCTTTTGAGAATTCCTTCGCGGAGGACTACGTGACAGAAAAGTTGCTCACCGCGTTGAAAAATGACGCAGTGCCGATTGTGCTGGGAGGATCCAACTACACCAG GTTCCTCCCGCCCGGCTCCTACATTGATGCCCGTCTCCACGAGCCAGAATCCCTGGCCCACGTCATGGCGGACATCATAGCCAACCCGAGCAAGTACCACGAGTTCTTCCGATGGCGGAACCACTACAAGTACTCCGAGCCTGAACAAATAGAGGACGTGTGCAACTTGTGCTCGGCGCTCAATGATGAGAATATGGTGACAATGGAGTCCACGTATCCTCATTTCAGGAGTTGGTGGAATCCGGACTGGGAAGAGAGATGTCAAGATGACAATTGGGAAACTTGA
- the LOC134670449 gene encoding alpha-(1,3)-fucosyltransferase C-like, whose amino-acid sequence MRGCFKGDLTKFVAIAFNGRDLKHVDESELPQRRSTHQKYIFFNTESSVNEPMCNPWWDNFFNWTSTYKLNSDVMYSYIYIRDMNGVHVGPRIDMDWVKDMKKIDDTLKEKLKSKNKAAAWFVSHCITRSKREKYVKLLQKALEPYGLTVDIYGDCGRLVCNPLEQEKCWAMVSSDYYFFLSFENAFAEDYVTEKLLAALNNDAVPIVFGGSNYTRFLPPGSYIDARLHEPESLAHVMADIIGNPSKYHEFFRWRNHYKYSEPEHKEDVCNLCSALNDESMVTMESTYPHFRSWWNPNWEERCQDDTWET is encoded by the exons ATGAG AGGATGTTTCAAGGGAGACCTCACAAAATTCGTCGCCATAGCTTTTAATGGAAGAGATCTGAAACACGTAGATGAGTCAGAGCTGCCCCAGCGAAGGTCGACTCATCAGAAATACATCTTCTTCAACACAGAGTCTTCAGTGAACGAACCGATGTGCAACCCTTGGTGGGACAACTTTTTCAACTGGACGTCCACTTACAAGTTGAACTCTGATGTAATGTACTCGTATATTTATATAAGGGATATGAATGGCGTACACGTTGGACCTAGAATAGACATGGACTGGGTTAAAGATATGAAAAAAATTGACGACACGTTAAAAGAGAAGTTAAAAAGTAAGAATAAGGCGGCAGCTTGGTTTGTATCTCACTGCATCACTAGAAGTAAGAGAGAGAAATATGTGAAGTTACTTCAGAAGGCGTTGGAACCTTATGGGTTGACCGTAGACATATACGGAGATTGTGGTAGGTTAGTTTGCAATCCGTTGGAGCAAGAGAAGTGTTGGGCTATGGTGTCCTCTGATTATTACTTCTTTCTTTCCTTTGAGAATGCCTTCGCGGAGGACTACGTGACAGAGAAGTTGCTGGCCGCGTTGAATAATGACGCAGTGCCGATTGTGTTTGGAGGATCCAATTACACCAG GTTCCTCCCGCCCGGCTCCTACATCGATGCCCGTCTCCACGAGCCAGAATCCCTGGCCCACGTAATGGCGGACATTATAGGTAACCCGAGCAAGTACCACGAGTTCTTCCGATGGCGGAACCACTACAAGTACTCCGAACCAGAACATAAAGAGGATGTGTGCAACTTGTGCTCGGCGCTCAATGATGAGAGTATGGTGACGATGGAGTCCACGTATCCTCATTTCAGGAGTTGGTGGAATCCGAACTGGGAAGAGAGATGTCAAGATGACACTTGGGAAACTTGA